The segment CACGACAGTGGGAAAGCTATTGTTGAAGCAACAAAAGCCATTTGTAATAAGCTCAATCTTAAAGTAGTAGCTGAAGGGGTTGAAACGAAAGAGCAGCTAGAATATATCCAAAGCTGTAATTTCAATTATTGCCAAGGTTATTACTTTAATAAGCCCCTCTCTGTTAGCGAATTAGAAAAGGGGGTTCTTTCGACGTTATTGACGAAAGAGCAAACTAAGCTTCACTAATATCGATAATACCACCGTGAAATCACGGTGGTATTATATTGCCTATAAAACACTAACAACGCTCTGCGTGAATCAATAAATTTCTTGGTGTCATTTGTTTATCGCAGAATGTCCCTAACGATACGTCATAGCCAAACTCTTCAAGATAACAAACACGATCAAGCACTAACCATAATTCTAGTGGTCGGCGAAACAATTGACGGACTAATTCCATCCGCTCTGTTATTGCAAAGCGTTGCTCGCCCTGTTGCTGCCAATAATCAAAGTCAATGTTAGCGGGTAACACAACCCCTTTCTGAGCTGCAGCCCAACAACAAAAAGATTTAAAACCTTCTCCTAATAAGGCTTTTTGTACATTTGGGACAGGAAGGTAGGTATCAGATTGATTAATGTTTCGCTGTAGTAAATCAAATCCTAACCGAAAACTAACCTCAATAAATCGAAGTTGCTTAACACGATTTCCAGCCGTCACGGTCTCTTGCAACGGTAAACGTAAATCATGTTTAGATAACTGTAGCTGGCTCGATTTTGCCGCTGTTGATAACGGCTGATAATGTGAATCTTGGATCAAGTGATAGCAACACGGAGATATGCTCACCGCTTTTCCTTTTTTCGCCACAACTTGTTTAATAAGCGACACATGCAAGTCACCACAGGCGTGCAGTGCAACAGCATGTTGCTGCTCTTTAATATATTGCTGACTGCTTACATCGAACGCATCGCCTTGAACAAAATGGATATCTAATCCCAGTTGTTTCGCCGCGGCTTCACCATCAACACATAATTGCGGTTGCCATTCTAAACTAGTGACAGACTGTTGGTGGGTAATTGATAATACGCGCCCCAGAAAGCCTTTTCCAGCGCACCATTCAAGCCACGGTAAATTCAGACGTGGCAATACATGATTAAATGCTGTGATTTGTTGCCATTTACGCCCAGGTATACCAACATCAAAGTTTTTAGGGTACGCATATTCTGTTTTTAGTAACGACGGCGTTTTCGCTAAATCCGCTAAGATTTTGGCATCTGGGATCCATGGTTCAAACGCCGCTAATAGTGCGTCATGATCTTCATTTAACTGCTGCAAACTTTGATCATCAATAGACTGTAACCATTGACAAAATTCAGGGTGTTGCTGTTGCCATGTAAAACCCTCATCAGCAAAAGGAACAAACTGCCAATATTGTCTATTTTTCGTCAATAACATATCTAATTGGTGAAAAGTGTTGGCATAGCAAGTCATAAAATAGCAACTTTAAGGTACATAAAAACAAGGGGCGCTAGTGTATACCTAAATACACCTTCCTATAAACAACAAAACCGCCAAGAGTGGCGGTTTTAAAAATAGATAACAAAAACGTTATCTTACTGGTAAGTCAAAAGAAGCAAACATCGCCTCAATTTCACCATTGGTTTTTAATGCTATCGCCTGATCAACCACATTACGTGTCAAGTGAGGCGCAAAACGTTCCATAAAGTCGTACATATATGTACGCAAGAATGTACCTTTCTTAAAACCTATCTTGGTGGTACTCGCTTCAAAAATATGGCTGGCATCAATGGCAACTAAATCTTTGTCTGTTTCAGGATCCATGGCCATACTGGCGATGACACCAACACCAACACCTAAACGTACGTAAGTTTTAATGACATCCGCATCTGTTGCCGTAAAGACAATCTTAGGCGTTAAACCTGAGCGATTAAACGCACTATCAAGTTCTGAGCGTCCAGTAAAACCAAAAACATACGTCACAAGAGAGTAAGCTGCTAAATCGTGAATTGTAATGTTTGTTTTGGTTGCTAATGGATGATCACTACGAACCACGATTGAACGATTCCAGTGATAACATGGCAACATAATCATATCTTGATATAAATGTAGCGCTTCTGTCGCAATAGCAAAATCTGAACGGCCTTTACCAACGGCATCAGCAATTTGAGATGGTGTTCCTTGATGCATATGTAATGATACTTTCGGGTATCGCGCTGTAAAACCTTGAATCACCGATGGTAAAGCGTAGCGTGCTTGGGTATGGGTTGTCGCAATGTTTAACGTTCCCATTTCAGGGTGAGTATGCTCACCGGCTACCGCTTTAATGCTTTCCACTCTTGATAGAATATCACGTGAAATACGTACAATTTCTTCACCAGCGGGTGTCACTTTGGTTAAATGCTTACCACTTCGTTCAAAAATCTGAATGCCAAGTTCATCTTCGAGCAATCGAACTTGTTTACTAATACCGGGCTGAGAAGTATATAAACTCTCAGCCGTCGATGAAACGTTAAGGTTGTGATTAACCACCTCAACAATATAGCGTAGCTGTTGTAATTTCATGGTACCGCCTGCCTACTCAATAATCCGTTACCTTTCACACCACATCCATCAAGCCCTTATGGTATTTAATGAGATAGGTATAAGAGTGCAACCATGTAATTAACATTTTATATATTGAAAACAGTTAATTTCATAGCATTTGTTTGTTTTTTAGTTACCTAACTCAATGTTTTGACAATAAATCAAGACAGGAAAAAATTCTCAACATTTCAACAAGCACACATAATAAGCCACTTTCGCGATATTTTGTTACGTCTAAATTTGCCACACAGCACAAATTACATCTCGATTTGAACAAAGCTCCTATTTAATAAGCATCTCACTAGGCTGTTTTTTAGAGATAGTGTATCCTGCAACATTCAAGAT is part of the Photobacterium angustum genome and harbors:
- a CDS encoding methyltransferase, coding for MTCYANTFHQLDMLLTKNRQYWQFVPFADEGFTWQQQHPEFCQWLQSIDDQSLQQLNEDHDALLAAFEPWIPDAKILADLAKTPSLLKTEYAYPKNFDVGIPGRKWQQITAFNHVLPRLNLPWLEWCAGKGFLGRVLSITHQQSVTSLEWQPQLCVDGEAAAKQLGLDIHFVQGDAFDVSSQQYIKEQQHAVALHACGDLHVSLIKQVVAKKGKAVSISPCCYHLIQDSHYQPLSTAAKSSQLQLSKHDLRLPLQETVTAGNRVKQLRFIEVSFRLGFDLLQRNINQSDTYLPVPNVQKALLGEGFKSFCCWAAAQKGVVLPANIDFDYWQQQGEQRFAITERMELVRQLFRRPLELWLVLDRVCYLEEFGYDVSLGTFCDKQMTPRNLLIHAERC
- the cysB gene encoding HTH-type transcriptional regulator CysB, yielding MKLQQLRYIVEVVNHNLNVSSTAESLYTSQPGISKQVRLLEDELGIQIFERSGKHLTKVTPAGEEIVRISRDILSRVESIKAVAGEHTHPEMGTLNIATTHTQARYALPSVIQGFTARYPKVSLHMHQGTPSQIADAVGKGRSDFAIATEALHLYQDMIMLPCYHWNRSIVVRSDHPLATKTNITIHDLAAYSLVTYVFGFTGRSELDSAFNRSGLTPKIVFTATDADVIKTYVRLGVGVGVIASMAMDPETDKDLVAIDASHIFEASTTKIGFKKGTFLRTYMYDFMERFAPHLTRNVVDQAIALKTNGEIEAMFASFDLPVR